From the Halobellus litoreus genome, the window CGCACAAGCGACTCTTCCCCGAGTACATCTGACGCGGTCGCTATGCAGGTACCATCCAGAGTAGAGCTGCCCAGGGTCCGGGAGTTGTCCAGCATCGCCGCCGAAAACAACCCGGACCGAGTCGCGTACGGGAACGGTGCATCGGGTCGCGAAGTAACGTGGGCGGAGTTCGACGCCGAGAGCAACCGCGGGGCGAACGCCCTCAGAGAGCACGTGGGACAGGGCGATCGGATCGCCTATCTCACGGAGGCGAGCGTCGAGCAGACGATACTCTGGAACGCCGGGCTGAAAGCGGGCTGTATCGTCTCGAACCTCCACATCCGCGACTCGCCGGAGCGGGTCCGAAGCTGTCTCGACTCGCTGCGGCCCCGGGTGCTCGTCGTCGACGAGGAGCGCTCGGCGTTCGTCGAAGACCACCTCTACGACGAGGCCTCGACTGCGTTCGACGCGGTCGTCACGACCGGCGAAGCGCAGACGGAGTACGAGCAGCCGATGTCGTCGTTCACTGCGGGGTACCCGGCGACCGAGCCGGACGTGAAGGTCGACCCCGACGAAATCGCCGCAGTGATGTGGACCTCCGGCACGACGGGGGAGCCGAAGGGGTGGTCACACACCAACCGCGGGCTGGTCCACCGCGCGATGAAACTCGCCCACAAGAAGGACACCACGCGGCTGACCCGCGTGTCGAACTTCTTCACCCCCTCGTTCGCCGCGTGGTACTCGACGACGCTACCGACGTTACTCGCGAACGGGGCCTCCTACTACGTCAAACAGTGGAGCCCGGAGGCGTACGTCGAACTCGTCGAGGAGCGGTCGATCACCAGTTCGAACCTGGTGCCGACGATGTGGCGCGAGGTGCTCCGCCTCGACGACCTCGACGACTACGACCTGAGCAGCCTCGAGACGGTCGAATCGGGCGGGGAGACGCTGAACACGACGACCCTCGAAGGCCTGCAGGAGCACGTGTCGCCGTCGGTGTCGCAGTCGTACGCCGCGACCGAGGTGTGCGGGACGTACATCGACGCCGACGAGATGCGCGGCGAACGCATCGACAGCGTCGGCAAGCCGCTGCTCGGCGTGCAGGTCCGCGTCGTGGAGCGCGGCGGATCCCCAGACGACGTGAAGGACCCGGGCGAGGTGGGCGAGATCATCGTGAAATCGAGCGACGCCGCCGTGTGGGTCTGGGGAGACACCGAGAAGACGCGGCAGTCGTTCGAGGACGGCTGGTGGTACTCCGGCGACCTCGGGTACAAGGACGAAGCGGGGTATCTCTTCATCGAGGGTCGAGACGACGACATGATCCTCTCGAAGGGGATCAAGGTCTTCCCGGCCCCGGTCGAAGAACGGCTGAACGAGCACCCGGACGTCGTCGAATCGGCGGTCTTCGGCGTGAAAGACGACGAGTACGGCGAACGGGTGACCGCGGCCGTGCAGACGCCCGATGAAGCCCTCACCGCCGAGGACCTCGACGAGTGGTGCTTAGAGAGCGAGAAACTCTCCCGGTTCGAGCGCCCGCGGGAGTATCACTTCTACGCGGAGACGCTTCCGCGGACGGCCAGCGACAAACTGGACCGCGCGGCGATCAAGGAGCGTTCGATCGGGGGCCGTTAGGACTGTGTTACAACTGTTACGGAGAGCGTTTGCAGGATCGAGCCACCGCAGATCGGAGAGAAAACACCGTGTAGGCGGGTCTCCCGGTGTTTTTCGATCCGGGCACCAAAACACTTAAACTGTAATAATTATATTTGATCGAGTATGGCAAACGATACCAGAGGCAACGGTAGCGCTAGCAGTACACGTCGACGCGGCTTCCTGAAGAAGGCCGGACTCCTCGGGACGGTCGGTCTCGCAGGGTGTATGGGCGGCGGGGGCGGCGGATCGGGAGACGGTGACTCCGGGGGCGACAGCGGTGGCAGCGGCGGCGACTCTTCCGGGGGCGACA encodes:
- a CDS encoding class I adenylate-forming enzyme family protein — protein: MQVPSRVELPRVRELSSIAAENNPDRVAYGNGASGREVTWAEFDAESNRGANALREHVGQGDRIAYLTEASVEQTILWNAGLKAGCIVSNLHIRDSPERVRSCLDSLRPRVLVVDEERSAFVEDHLYDEASTAFDAVVTTGEAQTEYEQPMSSFTAGYPATEPDVKVDPDEIAAVMWTSGTTGEPKGWSHTNRGLVHRAMKLAHKKDTTRLTRVSNFFTPSFAAWYSTTLPTLLANGASYYVKQWSPEAYVELVEERSITSSNLVPTMWREVLRLDDLDDYDLSSLETVESGGETLNTTTLEGLQEHVSPSVSQSYAATEVCGTYIDADEMRGERIDSVGKPLLGVQVRVVERGGSPDDVKDPGEVGEIIVKSSDAAVWVWGDTEKTRQSFEDGWWYSGDLGYKDEAGYLFIEGRDDDMILSKGIKVFPAPVEERLNEHPDVVESAVFGVKDDEYGERVTAAVQTPDEALTAEDLDEWCLESEKLSRFERPREYHFYAETLPRTASDKLDRAAIKERSIGGR